One stretch of Paenibacillus sp. AN1007 DNA includes these proteins:
- a CDS encoding aldehyde dehydrogenase family protein: MTLVDNQHKRAVWTKQYISGKWVDGSGEKMIENINPYTGEVIATWRSSSHEDIDQAYESAKKSAVEWKASLPSIKEAVLRKVSSLMDERKEEIIQLLITESGSTRIKAEAEFAAAQRIVDESASFPYRMKGELLPSNTPGKENRVVREPKGVIGVIGPWNFPLHLCLRSAAPAIALGNGVVIKPASDTPITAGWLIADLFEQAGLPEGVLNVVAGSGSEIGDYFVTHPIPKVISFTGSTEVGKGIGKLAGEHLKETALELGGNNAMIVLGDADIEHAAQAAVFGKFLHQGQICMALNRIIVHEDIYDQFVQSFVSKTKNIQAGDPAEEKTLVGPLIRKKEVERLLELVKQAKDEGARLMLGGTHQESVLMPTVLADVKPEQDIVQQELFGPVAIIMKASDEQHAVQLANGTPYGLSGSVFTGNLERGYQVAQQIESGMVHVNDQSVNDEAHVMFGGEKSSGIGRFGGDWAIDKFTRTRWISLQHRFREYPGVK, translated from the coding sequence ATGACTTTAGTGGACAACCAGCATAAAAGGGCAGTATGGACTAAACAATATATTTCAGGCAAATGGGTAGACGGTTCAGGTGAGAAAATGATAGAGAACATCAATCCGTATACGGGTGAAGTTATCGCAACTTGGCGTTCTTCCAGTCATGAAGATATAGATCAAGCTTATGAGTCTGCAAAAAAGAGTGCAGTGGAATGGAAAGCATCGCTGCCTTCCATTAAAGAAGCTGTGCTCCGTAAAGTATCCTCCCTAATGGATGAACGAAAAGAAGAGATTATCCAGCTTCTCATTACGGAATCGGGCAGTACACGAATCAAAGCTGAAGCAGAATTTGCTGCAGCCCAACGGATTGTGGACGAATCGGCTTCGTTTCCTTACCGAATGAAAGGGGAACTGCTTCCGTCCAACACACCCGGCAAAGAAAATCGGGTAGTCCGTGAACCTAAAGGTGTGATCGGTGTCATTGGACCATGGAATTTTCCGCTGCATCTATGTCTGCGTTCCGCCGCACCCGCGATTGCTCTCGGCAACGGTGTGGTGATCAAACCAGCTTCAGATACTCCAATCACAGCAGGCTGGCTGATTGCGGATTTGTTTGAACAAGCGGGTCTGCCAGAGGGTGTATTGAATGTAGTCGCCGGAAGTGGCAGCGAGATCGGGGATTATTTTGTCACACATCCTATTCCCAAGGTGATTTCATTTACGGGTTCTACAGAAGTGGGTAAGGGCATTGGTAAACTCGCCGGTGAACATCTCAAAGAAACTGCACTGGAACTCGGTGGCAACAATGCGATGATCGTTCTGGGCGATGCGGATATCGAGCATGCGGCACAGGCTGCCGTTTTCGGAAAGTTCCTGCATCAGGGTCAGATCTGCATGGCACTGAACCGTATTATTGTGCACGAAGATATTTACGACCAATTTGTTCAATCCTTTGTGAGCAAAACGAAAAACATACAAGCAGGTGATCCGGCTGAAGAGAAAACCTTAGTGGGACCGCTGATCCGCAAGAAGGAAGTTGAGCGGCTGCTTGAATTGGTGAAACAAGCCAAAGATGAAGGTGCACGATTAATGCTTGGCGGAACACATCAGGAAAGTGTGCTCATGCCAACGGTGCTTGCAGACGTAAAGCCTGAACAGGATATTGTGCAGCAGGAATTGTTTGGCCCAGTGGCAATTATTATGAAAGCCAGTGATGAGCAGCACGCCGTACAATTGGCTAACGGCACACCTTATGGGCTCAGTGGTTCTGTATTTACAGGCAATCTGGAGCGGGGATACCAGGTGGCACAGCAGATTGAATCCGGTATGGTGCATGTGAACGATCAATCGGTGAATGATGAAGCTCATGTTATGTTTGGTGGGGAGAAATCGTCTGGCATCGGCCGGTTTGGAGGAGACTGGGCGATTGACAAATTCACACGTACCCGCTGGATCAGTCTGCAGCATCGATTCAGGGAGTATCCGGGCGTGAAATAA
- a CDS encoding GNAT family N-acetyltransferase — protein MRIRLAREEDAEGIAYVHTESWKTTYRGIVPDHVLHHLTTESRLPQWEQQLRSSEEDQILIVAENEEGEIVGFACGGKEREGKLPYDGELYAIYLLQFYQQSGIGSELVKRVVQHLRKCQMRSMLIWALERNPACRFYEKMGGSPVHTQWIRIGNEELEEIAYGWSDLAAYG, from the coding sequence ATGCGAATTAGACTGGCGCGTGAAGAAGATGCAGAAGGTATCGCTTATGTACATACAGAGAGCTGGAAGACAACATATCGAGGAATTGTGCCAGATCATGTTTTGCATCATTTGACTACAGAATCCAGATTACCTCAGTGGGAGCAGCAGTTACGTTCTAGCGAAGAAGATCAGATTTTGATCGTCGCTGAGAACGAGGAGGGGGAAATTGTCGGTTTTGCCTGCGGAGGTAAGGAACGAGAAGGAAAACTGCCCTATGATGGCGAACTGTACGCCATTTATCTGCTGCAGTTTTATCAGCAGTCCGGAATAGGCAGCGAGCTTGTCAAGCGTGTGGTTCAACACCTCCGGAAATGCCAGATGCGCAGTATGCTCATTTGGGCGTTGGAGCGAAATCCGGCGTGCCGTTTTTATGAAAAAATGGGTGGCAGCCCTGTTCATACACAGTGGATTCGTATTGGGAATGAGGAACTGGAAGAGATTGCTTATGGCTGGTCTGATCTTGCTGCGTATGGGTAG
- a CDS encoding L,D-transpeptidase encodes MPNYRIIVDLSDHMLYLLDGDQVVKGYPVAIGKMLTSTPSGEFTIVNKQENPGGPFGVLWMGLSKPHYGIHGTNDPSSIGKSVSHGCIRMYNSDVLDLSSKVSVGTRVTIRP; translated from the coding sequence ATGCCAAATTACAGAATCATCGTAGACTTGTCCGACCACATGCTGTACCTGCTGGATGGAGATCAAGTCGTGAAGGGCTATCCGGTAGCCATAGGTAAAATGCTTACCAGTACTCCAAGTGGAGAGTTTACCATTGTAAATAAACAAGAGAATCCTGGAGGACCCTTCGGTGTGCTCTGGATGGGCCTTTCTAAGCCGCATTATGGTATTCATGGGACGAATGATCCTTCGTCGATTGGTAAGTCCGTATCCCATGGCTGCATTCGGATGTACAATTCAGACGTGCTTGATTTGTCCTCCAAGGTATCCGTGGGAACCCGAGTTACAATCCGGCCATAG
- the rsgA gene encoding ribosome small subunit-dependent GTPase A: MGGIFILNQHIEKVGIESYGWSAAWEKCWAEGEFEAGTRQPARIIADHGHMQRLITAHGECWGKVSGKLRHHSLETGAAPAVGDWVAVTREQGDEAIIHQLLPRQSRVSRQAAGPVTKEQLIAANVDTLLIVAALNHDFNLRRLERYVLMAWNGGVRPVIVLSKSDLCEDVQEKVSKVEGIAPGVEVLAISAIEGQGKDMLETYLKPGVTVALTGSSGSGKSTLVNWMMGKEVQITQSVREGDSRGRHTTTHREMFVLPQGAVLIDTPGMRELHLWDEGEDGLSQAFGEIEELAGTCRFMDCSHTREEGCAVKAAVENGKLDEKRLSNFLKMQKELQYQRRKEESALRKRTASSKPVKTRKAKHVHRVKDWEQD, from the coding sequence TTGGGAGGAATTTTTATTTTAAATCAGCATATTGAAAAGGTTGGAATTGAAAGTTACGGATGGTCTGCGGCATGGGAGAAGTGTTGGGCGGAGGGTGAATTTGAAGCGGGAACGAGACAGCCTGCCCGAATTATTGCAGATCATGGGCATATGCAGCGTCTAATTACTGCCCATGGAGAATGTTGGGGCAAAGTGTCAGGAAAACTTCGTCATCATAGTTTGGAGACAGGTGCTGCACCAGCCGTTGGCGATTGGGTGGCGGTGACGCGCGAGCAGGGTGATGAAGCGATTATTCATCAGCTGCTGCCTCGCCAGAGCCGTGTGTCGAGACAGGCAGCTGGTCCAGTAACGAAGGAGCAGCTCATTGCTGCTAATGTAGACACTCTTCTGATCGTTGCAGCGCTTAATCATGATTTTAACCTTAGAAGGCTTGAAAGATATGTGTTGATGGCCTGGAATGGGGGAGTAAGACCGGTTATTGTTCTAAGTAAAAGCGATCTGTGTGAAGACGTACAGGAAAAAGTCAGTAAGGTTGAAGGGATTGCTCCAGGAGTTGAAGTGCTGGCGATCTCTGCGATAGAGGGACAAGGGAAGGACATGCTGGAAACTTATTTGAAACCAGGAGTAACCGTGGCGCTCACAGGTTCTTCCGGGAGCGGCAAATCCACACTGGTCAACTGGATGATGGGTAAAGAAGTACAGATCACACAATCGGTTCGCGAGGGGGACAGCCGCGGCAGACATACAACGACACACCGGGAGATGTTTGTGCTGCCGCAAGGGGCTGTATTGATTGATACGCCGGGGATGCGCGAACTGCATCTTTGGGACGAAGGGGAAGACGGACTTTCCCAAGCTTTTGGTGAAATAGAAGAGCTGGCCGGTACGTGCAGATTTATGGACTGCAGCCATACGAGGGAAGAAGGCTGTGCGGTTAAAGCGGCTGTTGAAAACGGTAAGCTGGACGAGAAAAGGCTGAGCAATTTCCTCAAAATGCAGAAGGAACTGCAGTATCAGCGGCGCAAGGAAGAATCGGCCTTGAGAAAACGAACAGCTTCAAGCAAACCGGTCAAAACACGCAAGGCCAAGCATGTCCATCGGGTCAAAGATTGGGAACAGGACTGA
- a CDS encoding metalloregulator ArsR/SmtB family transcription factor, with translation MQLEKIVAYHKALADPTRLRMLLLLSEGELHGQALAERLNLSQPTVTHHAAKLREAALIQERREKNTVYFTLNPYFIREHAQASVDFIFNRKEQSDMTDINESLKASIMRNFFSKDGRLRQIPAQYKKKLVVLEYLVEQLEFGRKYSEKEINTFIQNYHEDFATLRREFIMHQFMYREDGEYELNPREMWTRWDQVK, from the coding sequence ATGCAGCTGGAGAAAATCGTGGCCTATCACAAAGCTTTGGCTGACCCCACCCGGCTTCGTATGCTGCTGCTGCTGTCTGAAGGGGAGCTGCACGGCCAAGCGCTGGCGGAGCGTCTGAACCTGTCGCAGCCTACAGTGACACATCATGCTGCCAAGCTGAGAGAAGCTGCGTTAATTCAGGAACGGCGAGAAAAAAATACAGTTTATTTTACCCTGAACCCTTATTTTATCCGTGAACACGCTCAAGCTTCGGTTGATTTTATTTTTAACAGAAAGGAGCAGTCCGATATGACAGATATTAACGAGAGCCTTAAAGCGTCCATTATGCGAAACTTTTTCTCCAAAGATGGCCGGCTTCGTCAGATTCCTGCGCAGTATAAGAAAAAGCTGGTCGTGCTTGAATATTTGGTGGAGCAGTTGGAGTTCGGACGCAAGTACAGCGAGAAAGAAATCAATACGTTTATTCAGAATTATCACGAAGATTTCGCTACCCTTCGCAGGGAGTTTATTATGCATCAGTTCATGTACCGTGAAGACGGGGAATATGAGTTGAACCCACGCGAGATGTGGACCAGATGGGATCAAGTGAAATAA
- a CDS encoding YpdA family putative bacillithiol disulfide reductase, producing MEDVIIIGGGPCGLSAAIECERVGLSAVIIEKHNIVQSIYLYPTHMQFFSTAELLEIGNVPFSTPNDKPFRYEALAYYRKVAEHFGLRVHNYEEAREIQRKEDGTFEVHTVNRRGEAVRHQGRHVIVATGYFDHPNYLGIPGEDKDKVTHYFREAHPYTRTRVAIIGGSNSAVDAALELVRVGAHIDMVYRGTGLSEHIKPWVRPLFESMVQKNHITLHLGSRVNEILDDSIRIVHTDGSESVLENDFVLAMTGFRPDRQLLTSIGAEMSEDMDKPLYNPQTMESSIPGIYVGGVIASGRNANEVFIESGRWHGRYIAEHIISKAPYHNGKKRAQSEEQ from the coding sequence ATGGAAGATGTCATTATTATTGGCGGAGGCCCATGCGGCCTGTCCGCGGCTATTGAATGTGAGCGGGTGGGATTGTCCGCTGTCATTATTGAGAAACACAATATCGTACAATCCATCTATCTCTATCCGACTCATATGCAGTTTTTCAGTACGGCTGAGCTGCTTGAAATCGGAAATGTGCCGTTCAGTACCCCGAATGACAAGCCGTTTCGTTACGAAGCACTTGCCTATTATCGCAAAGTAGCCGAACACTTCGGCCTGCGTGTTCATAATTATGAGGAAGCCCGTGAGATCCAGCGTAAGGAAGACGGCACATTCGAGGTACATACGGTTAATCGGCGCGGAGAAGCTGTTCGTCATCAAGGCCGTCATGTCATCGTCGCTACCGGCTACTTCGATCATCCGAATTACCTTGGAATTCCTGGTGAAGACAAAGATAAGGTAACTCATTACTTCCGTGAGGCACATCCTTACACCCGCACTCGCGTAGCCATCATTGGAGGGAGCAATTCGGCAGTCGATGCCGCCCTGGAGCTTGTCCGGGTTGGAGCTCATATCGATATGGTTTACCGTGGTACCGGTCTGTCAGAGCATATTAAACCCTGGGTTCGTCCGTTATTCGAAAGTATGGTGCAGAAAAATCACATTACGCTGCACCTCGGCTCACGTGTGAATGAAATTCTGGATGATTCGATCCGCATTGTTCATACCGATGGTTCAGAGAGCGTATTGGAAAATGACTTCGTGCTTGCCATGACCGGATTCAGACCAGACCGTCAGCTGCTGACTTCCATCGGGGCTGAGATGTCGGAGGATATGGATAAGCCGTTATACAATCCACAGACGATGGAAAGCAGCATACCTGGTATATACGTGGGCGGTGTTATCGCTTCCGGGCGGAATGCAAATGAAGTGTTTATCGAATCAGGCCGGTGGCATGGACGATACATTGCTGAACACATTATCAGCAAAGCACCATACCATAACGGCAAAAAACGCGCTCAGTCTGAGGAGCAATGA
- a CDS encoding DUF441 domain-containing protein — protein sequence MDMTSLLLLVFAALGIISSNTPVTVAMVFLLLLRVLNVNQAFPWLEKYGLTVGIIILTIGVMAPLASGKMSLQTIGESFLHWKSLLAIGVGLLVAYLGGRGASLMSTQPTVVAGLLIGTVLGVALFKGVPVGPLIAAGILSLLLGKS from the coding sequence ATGGACATGACCTCCCTCCTGCTGCTTGTGTTTGCAGCGCTCGGCATCATCAGCAGCAACACTCCTGTAACGGTTGCGATGGTATTTCTGCTGCTGCTTCGTGTACTGAACGTAAACCAAGCCTTTCCCTGGCTTGAAAAATACGGACTTACCGTTGGCATCATTATACTGACGATCGGGGTTATGGCTCCTCTCGCCAGCGGCAAAATGAGCCTGCAAACGATCGGTGAGTCGTTTCTGCACTGGAAGTCACTGCTCGCCATCGGCGTTGGTCTGCTTGTCGCTTATCTGGGTGGGCGCGGAGCTTCACTTATGAGCACTCAACCAACGGTTGTGGCAGGACTGTTGATCGGGACGGTTCTTGGTGTCGCTTTGTTTAAAGGGGTCCCTGTCGGACCGCTGATTGCTGCAGGTATCCTGTCTCTGCTGCTAGGCAAATCCTGA
- a CDS encoding ADP-heptose synthase: MSRPFVTEAVMVAIYGQLLAPPAPVEYIVPYTTILELYEFQSSADPMMDNPADDQHVKSKINELISYFEEPLNKKKIERALSVPWAKSPSILFGDQVSITIVNAMDTAQYGEYFDPIETELILTSQRLGIPILTDQVELIARIIEAASPVQVFDIDDFDFAMDDEPLDQV; this comes from the coding sequence ATGTCACGTCCCTTTGTAACCGAAGCCGTGATGGTGGCCATCTACGGTCAATTGCTTGCGCCGCCGGCGCCTGTGGAATATATCGTGCCTTATACCACCATCCTTGAACTATATGAATTTCAGAGCAGCGCTGATCCTATGATGGATAACCCGGCAGATGACCAGCACGTTAAATCCAAAATTAATGAATTGATCTCGTATTTCGAGGAACCGTTGAACAAGAAAAAAATCGAGCGTGCCCTCTCCGTCCCATGGGCAAAAAGTCCCTCCATTCTGTTTGGAGATCAAGTATCGATTACAATTGTCAACGCAATGGATACAGCCCAGTATGGGGAGTATTTCGATCCGATTGAGACAGAGCTGATTTTAACATCCCAGCGACTTGGCATTCCTATCCTTACGGATCAAGTGGAGCTGATTGCCCGAATCATCGAGGCAGCATCACCTGTGCAGGTGTTTGATATTGATGATTTTGATTTTGCAATGGACGATGAGCCGCTGGATCAGGTGTAA
- a CDS encoding NUDIX domain-containing protein, producing the protein MDLPARDIGQYIAKRAHIVVKAAVMAANEQGKLLLIQHAEQGHWRLPFGEMRPGETIEGAAHRELWEETGWTAASMSFEALYSGPELRHVHGNGDEEYYVIALFKAEIIQDSLIEARVNSDAGLNFFDPDTLPPMNRISQTLLAQSGLKSC; encoded by the coding sequence GTGGATCTGCCGGCGAGAGATATAGGCCAATATATTGCCAAACGTGCACATATTGTGGTCAAAGCGGCCGTAATGGCTGCGAACGAACAGGGTAAGCTGCTGCTCATCCAGCATGCCGAACAGGGACACTGGCGATTGCCGTTCGGAGAGATGCGTCCTGGGGAGACTATTGAAGGGGCTGCGCATCGAGAACTATGGGAAGAGACCGGATGGACTGCAGCATCGATGAGCTTCGAGGCGCTGTATTCTGGACCAGAGCTTAGACATGTGCATGGAAACGGGGATGAAGAATATTATGTTATTGCTTTGTTCAAGGCAGAAATTATTCAGGATTCCCTTATAGAAGCACGGGTAAACAGCGATGCCGGTTTAAACTTTTTCGATCCGGATACGCTTCCTCCGATGAATAGGATCAGCCAGACATTGCTGGCACAATCCGGTTTGAAGTCATGCTGA
- a CDS encoding HesB/YadR/YfhF family protein → MSTIHVTDQAARWYKEELNLNEGDSIRFFARYSSGGGLHPGFSLGIAVEKPRHPADQTEVSGIQFFMEDHDYWYLKGHQLHVDVVDEGRDIEYRYTEVQ, encoded by the coding sequence ATGAGTACCATACATGTAACCGATCAAGCTGCTCGCTGGTACAAAGAAGAATTAAACCTGAATGAAGGGGACAGCATCCGCTTTTTTGCCCGCTACAGCTCTGGCGGAGGTCTTCATCCTGGTTTTTCATTAGGTATTGCGGTGGAAAAACCGAGACATCCTGCCGATCAAACAGAAGTGTCCGGCATTCAGTTTTTTATGGAAGATCACGATTACTGGTATCTGAAAGGACATCAACTTCATGTCGATGTTGTAGATGAAGGCCGGGATATTGAATACCGATACACAGAAGTACAGTAA
- a CDS encoding ABC transporter transmembrane domain-containing protein, translating to MFSVLKNLAWFFRLERKRYLVGVILLILVGIAELLPPRLLGNAIDEIVRGSITGTSLTFYILLILGTVIIIYLITYIWMHKLFGGANLVERLLRSRFMDHLLRMTPPFFEKNRTGDLMARATNDLRSIATTAGFGMLTLTDSTAFLLTVLFAMGFLVSWKLTLAAVLPLPFIAIAMMIYGKAVHQRYTLAQDAFGDMNDQVLESIAGIRVVRAYVQERLDEKRFADVTEDVYRKNLAVARMDALFEPTIRLFVGLSYVIALAYGIYLVFHNEITLGDLVSFNMYLGMMIWPMFAIGELINLMQRGSASLDRVNETLSVEPAVQDKEHPVHISQPDKIVMKDLTFRYPTSTVDNLSHINITLQRGQTLGVVGRTGSGKSTLLKQLLHEYPAGSGTLSISGHSIEDIAKDDLHSWIGYVPQEQVLFSKSVRQNIQFGKPGASDDVIMEAIRTAAFDGDLGTLSDGLDTLVGEKGIALSGGQKQRVSLARAFIADPDILILDDALSAVDARTEAKIIENIRSKRAGKTTLISTHRLSAIEHADRIIVLEHGKITEEGTHQELLAKNGWYREQYERQQVESNLST from the coding sequence GTGTTCTCTGTACTTAAAAACCTAGCCTGGTTCTTCAGGCTGGAACGCAAAAGATACCTGGTTGGTGTCATTTTGCTCATCCTTGTAGGCATTGCTGAACTGCTGCCTCCTCGCCTATTGGGGAACGCCATCGACGAAATCGTGCGCGGCTCCATTACCGGCACCTCATTAACGTTTTACATTTTACTGATTCTCGGAACAGTCATTATCATCTATCTGATTACGTACATATGGATGCACAAATTGTTTGGCGGAGCCAATCTCGTAGAACGGCTGCTGCGCTCCCGCTTCATGGACCACCTGCTGCGGATGACACCGCCCTTTTTCGAGAAAAACAGAACCGGTGACCTCATGGCCCGGGCAACCAATGATCTTCGTTCCATCGCAACAACCGCAGGCTTTGGTATGCTCACCTTGACCGATTCTACTGCATTTCTCTTAACCGTACTGTTTGCCATGGGTTTCCTGGTAAGCTGGAAGCTGACACTGGCTGCAGTCCTGCCCCTGCCTTTTATCGCGATCGCCATGATGATCTATGGTAAAGCCGTGCATCAGCGATACACTTTAGCACAGGATGCCTTCGGCGACATGAACGACCAGGTGCTGGAGTCGATTGCGGGCATCCGTGTTGTACGCGCGTACGTTCAGGAACGTCTGGATGAGAAACGTTTTGCCGATGTAACGGAAGACGTATATCGCAAAAATCTCGCGGTTGCCCGGATGGATGCCCTGTTTGAACCCACGATTCGGCTGTTTGTAGGACTCAGTTACGTTATTGCCCTGGCCTACGGCATTTATCTTGTATTCCATAATGAAATCACCCTGGGCGACCTCGTATCGTTCAACATGTATCTGGGGATGATGATCTGGCCGATGTTTGCCATTGGTGAATTAATTAATCTGATGCAGCGCGGCAGCGCTTCCCTCGACCGTGTCAACGAAACGTTATCGGTTGAACCGGCCGTGCAGGACAAAGAACATCCTGTTCATATTTCACAGCCGGATAAAATTGTAATGAAAGATCTCACCTTCCGTTATCCAACCTCCACGGTAGATAACCTCAGTCATATCAACATTACCCTGCAGCGTGGGCAGACGCTTGGGGTTGTAGGACGTACGGGAAGTGGGAAATCCACACTGCTTAAGCAGCTGCTTCACGAATACCCTGCGGGATCGGGTACACTAAGCATTTCGGGGCATTCAATCGAGGATATTGCCAAGGATGACCTGCACAGCTGGATTGGATATGTGCCGCAGGAGCAGGTGTTATTCTCCAAATCCGTTCGTCAGAACATTCAGTTTGGTAAGCCTGGTGCATCGGATGATGTCATTATGGAAGCCATTCGTACTGCTGCATTCGACGGGGATCTGGGGACACTGTCTGACGGTCTGGATACACTTGTGGGTGAAAAAGGTATTGCGCTGTCCGGCGGACAGAAACAGCGGGTTTCTCTGGCCCGGGCCTTTATCGCTGATCCCGACATTCTCATTCTCGACGATGCCTTGTCCGCGGTCGATGCACGGACAGAAGCCAAAATTATTGAAAATATACGCAGCAAACGTGCGGGCAAAACAACGCTGATCTCGACTCATCGCCTGTCCGCCATTGAACACGCAGATCGGATCATCGTGCTGGAGCACGGTAAAATTACGGAAGAAGGCACTCACCAGGAACTGCTCGCCAAGAATGGCTGGTACCGTGAACAATATGAACGGCAGCAGGTGGAGTCCAATCTGTCCACGTAG